One Solanum lycopersicum chromosome 4, SLM_r2.1 DNA window includes the following coding sequences:
- the LOC101255190 gene encoding uncharacterized protein, with product MKRRGHFTNDPIKFLYIVVSIACTFVLCFSVLKLNEITQGNENVIGLKLKKNRLDGGRGIGKFGEIVIGMLPQDLGFTLFLPSEEAFERDLGLRLGENENENDTYAILTRVLGFSAVPRRIYADDVQVGKEIDYDSISGYTVYISKESDGLLIVNRIASEMVDLRRGKIVVHVMDGVIMDPEFEQSVRPDDD from the coding sequence atgaaacgaCGAGGTCATTTCACTAATGATCCTATCAAATTTCTATATATTGTAGTCTCGATTGCTTGTACTTTCGTGCTGTGTTTTTCAGTACTAAAACTTAACGAAATAACACAAGGAAATGAAAATGTGATTGGTTTGAAACTGAAGAAAAATCGATTAGATGGAGGAAGAGGAATAGGGAAGTTTGGGGAAATAGTGATTGGAATGTTACCTCAAGATTTggggtttactttatttttgccATCTGAAGAAGCATTCGAGCGGGATCTGGGATTGAGATTGGGTGAGAATGAGAATGAGAACGATACATATGCAATACTAACTCGAGTACTCGGGTTTTCAGCTGTACCAAGAAGGATTTACGCGGATGATGTACAAGTTGGGAAGGAGATTGATTATGATTCAATATCGGGATACACTGTGTATATATCGAAAGAGTCAGATGGGTTGTTGATAGTTAATAGAATTGCTTCGGAAATGGTGGATTTGAGAAGAGGGAAGATTGTTGTACATGTTATGGATGGGGTGATAATGGATCCAGAATTCGAGCAATCTGTTCGACCTGATGATGATTGA
- the LOC101248379 gene encoding uncharacterized protein: MDPPTVEEKIKTAELEDVQLEEVKETKPAAIEEDDALFHCDLFDAEMVQKVADEFLPGLASACIDNTTGGLLNSPASVAVDIRREMVDYLVQRSEMFVAESVVLEGDSVVEVSDNPHDIISDFIDDFAQSKRNFFCKVSSWMLSERREERIDDFVQEMEMNGFWLMARRIAVAQTSIRNIDFKNIYHCSMRFKSEEELSKHITLCGFRELHCENEGCNARFSAAQLELHDSTCPFKILQCEQKCPETLMRREMDRHCITVCPMKLANCPFYPVGCVSTIPQCKTDQHRLENLLPHLTHILKLIHKEASFEALKKRAEHLLEASSPGRLAAARDARSLTVAIKRIDAKLGPLEAEEIKEDNADDADLKDEKKDSTDLSAKKDSSDLSAKKDSTDLSAKKDSSDLSAKKDSTDLSAKKDSSDLSAKKDSTYLSAKKDCSIDLSHNDEQSPQHNSSASPHKTVSPDKSEKVVEPTVTDSTNEHCEKPDSRDLPHYKNDGLKSPDKGEESLSTSEKHQDVKTSAHKLESPKSEDPPKSPEKHHNSTTSEEQKE, encoded by the exons ATGGACCCTCCTACAGttgaagaaaaaatcaaaacagCAGAACTTGAAGACGTGCAATTAGAGGAAGTGAAGGAAACTAAACCAGCAGCAATTGAGGAGGACGATGCCCTCTTCCACTGTGATCTATTTGATGCAGAGATGGTTCAAAAGGTAGCGGATGAATTTCTCCCTGGACTAGCCTCTGCCTGTATTGATAATACGACCGGTGGTTTGTTGAATAGCCCCGCTTCTGTGGCTGTTGATATTAGAAGAGAAATGGTGGACTATCTTGTCCAGAGAAGCGAGATGTTTGTTGCAGAATCTGTTGTCTTAGAAGGTGACTCGGTTGTTGAAGTGTCAGACAACCCTCATGATATTATATCggattttattgatgattttgcACAGTCTAAGAGGAACTTTTTCTGCAAAGTCTCATCATGGATGCTAAGTGAAAGGAGAGAGGAAAGGATAGATGATTTCGTACAAGAAATGGAAATGAATGGCTTTTGGTTGATGGCGAGGAGGATAGCAGTGGCACAAACATCGATAAGAAATATCGACTTCAAGAACATTTATCACTGCAGTATGAGGTTCAAATCTGAAGAAGAGCTTTCGAAGCATATCACCTTGTGTGGTTTCAGGGAATTGCACTGTGAAAATGAGGGATGCAATGCCCGATTTAGTGCAGCTCAGCTGGAACTGCATGATTCAACATGTCCGTTCAAAATACTCCAATGCGAGCAGAAATGCCCAGAAACACTCATGAGGCGTGAAATGGACAGGCACTGTATAACTGTATGTCCAATGAAGCTTGCCAACTGCCCCTTCTATCCAGTAGGCTGTGTGTCTACTATTCCTCAATGCAAAACTGACCAACACCGTCTTGAGAATCTTCTGCCTCACTTGACCCACATCTTAAAACTTATTCATAAGGAAGCATCTTTCGAGGCTTTGAAGAAAAGGGCTGAACATTTGTTGGAG gCATCATCACCTGGACGGCTGGCAGCTGCTCGTGATGCAAGATCATTAACAGTTGCAATCAAGCGTATTGATGCAAAGCTTGGACCTTTGGAAGCTGAGGAAATTAAAGAGGACAATGCAGATGACGCTGActtgaaagatgaaaaaaagGATAGCACTGATCTATCCGCCAAAAAGGATAGCAGTGATCTATCCGCCAAAAAGGATAGCACTGATCTATCCGCCAAAAAGGATAGCAGTGATCTATCCGCCAAAAAGGATAGCACTGATCTATCCGCCAAAAAGGATAGCAGTGATCTATCCGCCAAAAAGGATAGCACTTATCTATCCGCCAAAAAGGATTGCTCTATTGACTTGTCTCATAATGATGAACAATCTCCACAGCATAACTCCTCAGCTTCACCGCACAAAACAGTCTCACCTGACAAATCAGAGAAAGTTGTGGAACCAACCGTAACGGATTCAACCAATGAACACTGTGAGAAACCAGACTCTAGAGATCTACCCCATTACAAAAATGACGGTTTGAAATCACCTGACAAAGGTGAAGAGTCTCTTAGCACATCCGAAAAACATCAAGATGTCAAAACTTCAGCACACAAACTAGAGTCACCTAAAAGTGAAGATCCTCCCAAGTCACCCGAGAAGCATCATAATTCAACAACTTCTGAAGAACAAAAGGAGTGA